CAAAGAGCCGCTCGGAAGGGGTTTTGCTTGGTCGCCAGGTCAGGTGCAGGGAGGACGCATCCTTACAGGAGGGTGCAACAATCAAACAGACTGTCCTCCTTAAACATTTCTCGGGTGTACAACGGAGCGTTGGGGTTGACCTGTCTCATCTTGTCAATCATCTCAATCAGCTCGGCCACCTGGGCCTCCCTTTCTGCTCCCGTAGCAAGATTGTTGAAAGCCAGGTATCGGTTTCCACAGAAAGCAACCACCCCTTTGAGGTCCTCGTTGGCCTTGGCTAGGAAACTGGTCAGAGGCCTGCCCCTTAGGTCTTCCTTCCGGGTGAAGAGGAGGATGGTGTAGTCCCGCGCCTTCACCTTGAGAATCCTCTGGACTTCGTCAGCCACTGCCTTTTCTTCCGGGGTGAAACGGTCCAGCTTCAGGACCAGAACGATGGCATGAAACCCCGGATCGAGGACTTCCACGGAATCTCGGATGATTCTGGAAGTCTCCTTGTTTCCACGATCAGGATCAAAATAGCCAGGGGTGTCCACGACAGTAATTTTCCTCCCTCGAAAGTCACCTTCTTTCTTTTCGCATTTCCTTGTCACTGAGTTAGGTGAGACATCAGAGACGAATTTCTCCTCCCCGAGGATGGTGTTTCCAGTTGCGCTCTTTCCTCCTCCAGTTTTCCCAACAACGATGACTCTCAGTTCAGGAGCTGATGAAAACAATCAAGGAACATTAGGCCAGACCGATCGTGAGACTGGGATCCGAGAAACAATTTGTCATCAACCACTGCTGAGCTTATCTTAGAAATGCGTATGCCATTTCCAAAGAAGGAAGGCTGTGGCATGTGGAGCTCAGAACCATATACGTTACCATAGCAAAGTTAGAGAAGGACTATGTTCAAACATTAAGATACCATACCTCTGGAGGAAGCCGCATGTGTGTGTCTGCCATGTTCCTGTCTTCAGTAAGAGGTGGGCTTTGGTTCTTTACAAGACAAGGGTGGTTCTGGCAAGGGGAGCCTAACAAACTACCCTGGCTGCCCTCCCCGCCCCCAGTCACGCATGAGGGGTGAAGGATGCTCCCTTGTTTAGTGGGTGTCTTTGCACCAAACAGCGAGAAGAGCTAAGCGCTCTTCTCAATGGTGCTAGTTTCAGAGAATGAGCTGAATGCGGACAGGAGAAAGGCTGTCCTGTGGGTTCCGGAATATCCTGCACCCGGTTCCTCGGAGGTCCTGAGAGCTTTACCTTTGGAGACTCCAGCCATGTTAGCTTGTCAAGAACAATTCCCAGTGCAAGGCCCTCCGAATACCTGTGGAGAAACACAAAAGGGAAAGCTGTGCTGAGAGAGGAAAGGCGGCCTTGTGAGGTCTGCTTTCACATACCGTGCACCTCTCCACGTCCAAGAGGGAATGTCTGCTCTTCCAACCCAAGCCTTCCCCTCCTCAGGCACTTGCCCTGTCCAGTGACAAATGTCACCAGGCACCATCAAGAGTGAGCGCAAATGTTGGGCTTTCTCCGTGGCTCTTCTCGTGTGGCTTCTCCCATACAGGCAGCGGCCAAGTCATGCTGCTTCTCCCTTGACAACATTGTAAAAGAGGGCCCTCCCTCTCTGTCCCTTCAGGAAAATCTCTGGTGCACACCCGGGTCGTCTCTTGCCCTGgctactgcagcctccccccTCTGGGCTTCTGCTCTGACACATCCACACAGGCCACCACACACTCCCCTCTATCCCACACCCTGCGGCCGGAATCTGATCCCCCTTAAATCCCGAGAGTG
Above is a window of Eublepharis macularius isolate TG4126 chromosome 11, MPM_Emac_v1.0, whole genome shotgun sequence DNA encoding:
- the LOC129337689 gene encoding GTPase IMAP family member 4-like isoform X2 — translated: MAGVSKAPELRVIVVGKTGGGKSATGNTILGEEKFVSDVSPNSVTRKCEKKEGDFRGRKITVVDTPGYFDPDRGNKETSRIIRDSVEVLDPGFHAIVLVLKLDRFTPEEKAVADEVQRILKVKARDYTILLFTRKEDLRGRPLTSFLAKANEDLKGVVAFCGNRYLAFNNLATGAEREAQVAELIEMIDKMRQVNPNAPLYTREMFKEDSLFDCCTLL